One segment of Terriglobia bacterium DNA contains the following:
- a CDS encoding B12-binding domain-containing radical SAM protein, with protein sequence MKLTLIKPNIGRMEHSLYVDEARMEPLQLGVIAGMTPPDVEVVLYDDRMEAIPYDEPTDLVAITIETYMARRCYEISAEYRRRGVPVIMGGMQATLLPEEVAEHADSIFIGDAEFLWHQVIEDARHHRLQKVYKADVGIPQPGTLTRRDIFKGKGYLPVTLLQFSRGCRFACTFCAVSVFFDKTQYCRDVREVVQEIESQERKLLFFVDDNILSNHEAAKELFRALIPLKVHWVSQASIDMTRDPELMRLMVQSGCVGHVVGFESLNLQNLKSMKKAPNLVNGYKNYAPQLQIIRDYGLQLWAAFTLGYDHDTRESIERTLEFALENKFCFAAFNILMPYPGTPLYKTLAAEGRLLYGGKWWLHPEYRFNYAAFRPKLMTPDELTDAAFYCRSQFNSIPSVFRRAWDFKTNMRSPYRLGVYLSYNPIFRKETFKKHGMWFGLHGHPDLDAGDGRRRQGFARL encoded by the coding sequence GTGAAACTCACCCTGATCAAGCCCAACATCGGCCGCATGGAGCACAGCCTCTATGTGGATGAAGCAAGAATGGAGCCGCTGCAGTTGGGAGTCATCGCCGGCATGACGCCGCCGGACGTCGAGGTTGTGCTCTACGACGACCGCATGGAAGCCATTCCCTACGATGAACCCACCGACCTGGTGGCAATCACCATCGAGACCTACATGGCGCGGCGTTGTTATGAGATCAGCGCCGAGTATCGCCGGCGCGGCGTGCCCGTCATCATGGGCGGCATGCAGGCCACTCTGCTGCCCGAAGAGGTGGCCGAGCACGCCGATTCCATCTTTATCGGCGATGCGGAGTTCCTGTGGCATCAGGTAATCGAAGACGCGCGCCATCACCGGCTGCAGAAGGTTTACAAGGCTGACGTGGGCATCCCGCAACCGGGGACGCTCACCCGCCGTGACATCTTCAAGGGCAAAGGCTACCTGCCCGTTACGCTGCTCCAGTTCAGCCGCGGTTGCCGCTTTGCCTGCACCTTCTGTGCGGTGAGCGTTTTCTTTGACAAGACCCAGTATTGCCGCGACGTGCGTGAAGTGGTCCAGGAAATTGAGTCGCAGGAGCGCAAGCTTCTCTTTTTTGTGGACGACAACATTCTTTCCAATCACGAAGCGGCCAAGGAGCTGTTTCGCGCCCTGATTCCTCTCAAGGTCCACTGGGTCTCTCAAGCCAGCATTGACATGACGCGCGACCCGGAGCTGATGCGGTTGATGGTCCAGAGCGGCTGCGTAGGCCATGTGGTGGGGTTTGAGTCGCTCAACCTGCAAAACCTGAAGAGCATGAAGAAGGCCCCCAACCTGGTGAACGGCTACAAAAACTACGCGCCGCAATTGCAGATCATCCGCGACTATGGCCTGCAATTGTGGGCTGCGTTCACGCTCGGCTACGACCACGATACCCGTGAATCCATTGAGCGCACTCTGGAATTCGCCCTGGAAAACAAATTCTGCTTCGCGGCCTTCAACATCCTTATGCCCTATCCCGGCACTCCGCTGTACAAGACCCTGGCTGCTGAAGGGCGTCTTCTCTACGGCGGCAAATGGTGGCTGCATCCGGAGTACCGTTTTAACTACGCGGCGTTTCGCCCCAAACTGATGACGCCGGATGAACTGACGGACGCGGCCTTCTACTGCCGCTCGCAATTCAACAGCATCCCATCTGTTTTTCGGCGAGCTTGGGATTTCAAAACGAACATGCGCTCACCTTATCGGCTGGGCGTGTATTTGAGCTATAACCCGATCTTTCGCAAGGAAACGTTCAAGAAGCATGGTATGTGGTTCGGCTTGCACGGACACCCTGACCTGGACGCCGGTGATGGAAGAAGGCGGCAAGGTTTTGCGCGGCTGTAA
- a CDS encoding sterol desaturase family protein, with the protein MINFVMLAAGIQGLFVLLDLIEWYRAPDRRDSAPPEGLGTWLFLVGWIVLFLAIQYGGYSLVPRNQDLLLSMRAAVARWFHLNSADAPMNWRALVLVSVAGFYISGLWDYLNHRFFSHSRWLFFTHEYHHLPRQVTCLMPGIAGRPFAVFAVFPPVAASIVTVYALLAVCGLPLWDLSALKVLFPTLLTVQVASHSSFVRRQRWVHYVLRTLAITSPQEHVLHHTVDLKGNYGNYTSLWDRLFGTYLDPLLPQHQGHACGLAYDQDFLGTITLGKLKLPSAWRRRFHVARFCNITRERKTP; encoded by the coding sequence ATGATCAACTTCGTAATGCTGGCGGCCGGCATTCAGGGCCTCTTCGTGCTGCTCGATTTGATCGAGTGGTATCGCGCGCCTGACCGCCGCGATTCCGCGCCGCCGGAAGGCCTGGGAACGTGGCTGTTTCTGGTGGGATGGATCGTCCTTTTCCTGGCGATCCAGTACGGCGGTTACTCGCTGGTTCCGCGCAATCAGGACCTGCTGCTGAGCATGCGGGCCGCCGTGGCGCGGTGGTTCCATCTGAACTCGGCTGACGCGCCCATGAACTGGCGGGCATTGGTGTTGGTCTCGGTGGCAGGGTTCTACATCTCTGGATTATGGGATTACCTGAACCACCGCTTCTTCAGCCACAGCCGCTGGCTGTTCTTTACCCATGAATATCATCATCTGCCCCGGCAAGTGACCTGCCTGATGCCGGGCATCGCGGGACGGCCATTCGCCGTGTTCGCCGTGTTCCCGCCCGTGGCCGCCAGCATCGTGACTGTCTACGCGCTGCTGGCTGTGTGCGGTCTTCCGTTGTGGGACCTGAGCGCGCTGAAAGTGCTCTTCCCCACGCTGCTTACCGTGCAAGTCGCTAGTCATTCTTCGTTTGTGCGCCGGCAACGATGGGTACACTACGTGCTCAGGACGTTGGCGATCACGTCTCCGCAGGAGCATGTGTTGCATCACACGGTTGACCTTAAGGGCAACTATGGCAACTACACGTCGCTTTGGGACCGCCTCTTTGGCACGTACCTTGATCCGCTGTTGCCGCAGCACCAGGGTCACGCCTGCGGGCTGGCTTACGACCAGGATTTTCTGGGCACCATCACGCTGGGAAAACTGAAGCTGCCGTCCGCGTGGCGCCGCCGCTTTCATGTCGCACGCTTCTGCAACATCACGCGAGAGCGGAAGACTCCATGA
- a CDS encoding zinc-binding dehydrogenase, translating into MATVPATMRAVQIRAYDGAPQSIGVAEVPVPRPGPGEVLVRVFASPVNPSDLMFVRGIYGFKKPLPATPGFEGSGTVVEAGAGLMPRFLKGKRVACAAADAKTPGGMWAEYLVTSAQFCIPLRKNVDMEQGAMMLVNPLTAWALVDEARKGGHRAAVQTAAASALGKMMVRLAKRFSLPLINVVRRPEQVELLRQSGAEHVLDSSAAGFDEQLHSLCHKLGATIGFDAVSGELSARVLRAQPLGARLLVYGALSLETCQTDPASLIFEGKRLEGFWLSGWLRNKNLVQKFRVSNHVQALLSTDLKSEVQGRFPLPDVARALDQYAKSMSAGKVLIKP; encoded by the coding sequence ATGGCCACAGTTCCTGCAACCATGCGCGCCGTGCAGATCCGCGCTTATGATGGCGCCCCGCAAAGCATCGGCGTGGCCGAAGTGCCTGTGCCCCGTCCCGGACCAGGCGAGGTGCTGGTGCGGGTATTTGCGTCGCCGGTGAATCCCTCTGACCTCATGTTTGTTCGCGGGATCTACGGCTTCAAGAAACCCCTGCCGGCCACCCCCGGATTCGAAGGCAGCGGCACCGTGGTGGAAGCTGGCGCCGGCCTGATGCCGCGATTCCTGAAAGGCAAGCGCGTGGCTTGCGCGGCCGCCGACGCGAAGACCCCGGGCGGCATGTGGGCGGAGTACCTGGTGACTTCAGCGCAGTTCTGCATTCCTCTGCGCAAGAACGTGGACATGGAACAAGGCGCCATGATGCTGGTGAATCCTCTCACCGCATGGGCGCTGGTGGATGAGGCGCGCAAGGGCGGTCATCGCGCGGCGGTGCAGACGGCCGCGGCCAGCGCGCTGGGAAAAATGATGGTGCGCCTGGCCAAGCGGTTTTCTCTTCCGCTCATCAACGTGGTGCGAAGGCCGGAACAAGTTGAGTTGCTGCGGCAATCCGGCGCGGAGCACGTGCTGGATAGTTCGGCCGCTGGTTTTGACGAACAACTTCATTCTCTGTGCCACAAACTGGGCGCGACCATTGGCTTTGACGCCGTAAGCGGCGAGCTGTCCGCGCGCGTGCTGCGCGCACAGCCACTCGGCGCGCGCTTGCTGGTTTACGGTGCTCTGTCTCTGGAAACATGCCAGACAGATCCTGCGTCGTTGATCTTTGAAGGCAAGCGGCTGGAAGGCTTCTGGCTCAGCGGCTGGCTGCGCAATAAAAATCTTGTGCAGAAATTCCGCGTTTCCAACCATGTGCAGGCGCTTCTTTCCACCGATCTCAAGAGCGAAGTGCAAGGACGCTTTCCTTTGCCAGATGTCGCGCGAGCGCTCGATCAGTACGCCAAAAGCATGAGCGCCGGCAAAGTGCTGATAAAGCCCTAG
- a CDS encoding GH3 auxin-responsive promoter family protein, with protein sequence MEQEQRSLLQRILWENAETDFGRQHQFSSIRSVQEFQSRVPLRDYAALQPWMDRAAAGEPNVLTREGVRLFEPTSGTGSSAATKLIPYTPALQREFHRGVQAWIADLFLHQPELLNGPAYWSVSPALKREQRTAGGIPIGFDDDAAYLGWQQRLARAVMAVPAAVRGISQTEAFRYLTLLFLVRSRKLKLISVWNPTFLSLIVGQLAEWGEELARDLYHGGVARDIPSLDASLRSSLLGSLHPDKRRAGELRAALRTGSPAGTHAALWPELKLISCWADANAAAPAAELQTLFPESRIQGKGLIATEGFISFPLAGHQDAALAIRSHFLEFLPVNAAGESDPSTPRLAHQLDQGQRYSVVITTGGGLYRYPLGDTVEVTGRVAECPLIRFVGREGYVSDWFGEKLNEAHVARVLQTAFAAQAMSPRFAMLACDPAPPASYVLYIDTPEPDETLYRAAARIDATLRDNFHYDYCRELRQLGPVHVLRAKNAAETYMALAANNGQRSGGVKLLALDRRDGWSRIFQGKPAADVMQESARL encoded by the coding sequence GTGGAACAAGAACAGCGGTCGTTGCTCCAGCGCATTCTGTGGGAAAACGCGGAAACCGACTTTGGCCGGCAACACCAGTTCAGTTCGATTCGCTCAGTACAGGAATTTCAGTCGAGAGTCCCTCTGCGCGACTACGCGGCCCTCCAGCCTTGGATGGACCGCGCTGCCGCCGGAGAGCCGAACGTTCTCACGCGAGAAGGCGTGCGACTATTTGAGCCAACCAGCGGGACGGGGTCCTCAGCAGCCACCAAGTTGATTCCGTACACGCCTGCGCTTCAGCGCGAATTTCATCGCGGCGTGCAGGCATGGATCGCCGATCTTTTTCTTCATCAACCGGAACTGCTCAACGGCCCCGCATATTGGTCGGTCAGCCCGGCACTCAAGCGCGAACAACGGACAGCGGGCGGCATTCCCATTGGCTTTGACGACGATGCTGCGTATCTTGGCTGGCAACAACGGCTGGCGCGCGCGGTGATGGCCGTGCCTGCTGCTGTGCGAGGCATCAGCCAGACCGAGGCATTCCGCTATCTGACTCTGCTCTTTCTGGTGCGCAGCCGAAAATTGAAATTGATCTCGGTCTGGAACCCAACATTTCTTTCGCTGATAGTCGGCCAGTTGGCGGAGTGGGGAGAAGAGCTTGCGCGCGACCTTTACCACGGAGGCGTGGCCCGCGATATTCCTTCCCTCGACGCTTCCCTGCGCTCGTCGCTGCTGGGCTCGCTGCATCCGGACAAGCGCCGGGCAGGTGAATTGCGCGCGGCGTTGCGCACCGGCAGTCCCGCGGGAACACACGCGGCCTTGTGGCCCGAATTGAAGCTCATCAGTTGCTGGGCGGACGCCAACGCAGCCGCGCCCGCCGCTGAGCTGCAAACGCTTTTCCCCGAGTCGCGAATCCAGGGAAAGGGCCTAATCGCCACGGAAGGTTTTATCTCTTTTCCCTTGGCTGGTCATCAAGACGCGGCGCTGGCGATACGTTCGCACTTCTTGGAATTTCTTCCCGTCAACGCCGCGGGCGAGTCTGATCCATCCACACCGCGGCTGGCCCACCAGCTCGACCAGGGCCAGCGATACTCGGTGGTGATCACCACCGGCGGCGGGCTCTATCGTTACCCGCTGGGCGACACGGTGGAAGTAACCGGCCGCGTTGCTGAGTGCCCTCTCATCCGCTTTGTGGGCCGCGAAGGCTACGTTTCTGATTGGTTCGGCGAGAAGCTGAATGAAGCCCACGTGGCACGCGTGCTTCAAACAGCGTTTGCTGCACAGGCGATGTCACCGCGGTTCGCCATGCTGGCTTGCGATCCTGCTCCGCCGGCCAGCTACGTCCTTTATATAGATACGCCGGAGCCGGACGAGACGCTCTACCGTGCCGCCGCGAGAATTGACGCCACCCTGCGCGATAACTTTCATTACGACTACTGCCGTGAACTCCGGCAACTCGGCCCGGTCCACGTGTTGCGCGCGAAGAATGCCGCAGAAACCTACATGGCCTTGGCTGCAAACAATGGACAACGCAGCGGCGGCGTGAAGCTGCTGGCGCTTGACCGTCGCGACGGGTGGTCCAGGATCTTCCAGGGCAAGCCGGCTGCTGACGTCATGCAGGAAAGTGCGCGATTGTGA
- a CDS encoding MFS transporter, which translates to MRNILQHRGLRLIFAANVISMLGSGLNAAGVTWYVLQATHSEMALGTMLMLQTIPALLMLPFTGVVIDREDRRRLVMVLDAARGIVVLIVAVMAWNGVARLWEVYLMSILVAAGFWMFWPTINALIQELTPDSKLAHSNSFILAGFQGGWLIAGAIVGFVYNHIGLGGILFIDFVTYGLSFTCYLFVRKGRHVVAVASPHVHHESEVARFVHELREGIAYIRLRPRLLLLGISWALFIGGMLTQGIITAPFSDRILQAGAVGYGWLNSGWAIGACTSAFFTPALLHGTGHRRAIGVTMALLGISLIALPFLGAHLQRPVRIAAFTVTLGLIAAVAVYCVMGSCRGLGGVAITTAMMEMVPKHFMGRVQNTFYFAGTCLQLGFSILVGTVAHKRSLAAGFAMVGGLYLLACVTGSWPVRDSLAEEVRAPLSAQGD; encoded by the coding sequence GTGCGCAACATCCTTCAGCATCGCGGACTGCGGCTGATATTCGCGGCCAACGTGATCTCCATGTTGGGCAGCGGCCTGAACGCGGCCGGAGTCACCTGGTATGTTCTGCAGGCCACGCATTCGGAAATGGCCCTGGGCACCATGCTCATGCTGCAGACCATTCCCGCGCTGCTCATGCTGCCGTTTACCGGCGTGGTGATTGATCGCGAAGACCGCCGCCGTCTGGTCATGGTGCTGGACGCGGCGCGTGGCATCGTCGTCCTGATTGTTGCCGTGATGGCCTGGAACGGCGTGGCGCGATTGTGGGAAGTTTATTTGATGAGCATCCTGGTGGCTGCCGGATTCTGGATGTTCTGGCCCACCATCAACGCGCTGATTCAGGAGTTGACGCCGGATTCCAAGCTGGCCCACTCCAACAGCTTTATTCTCGCCGGATTCCAGGGCGGATGGCTGATTGCCGGTGCGATCGTGGGGTTCGTGTACAACCACATCGGCCTGGGCGGCATATTGTTCATTGATTTTGTGACGTACGGCCTCTCGTTCACTTGCTACCTGTTTGTGCGCAAAGGACGCCACGTGGTGGCAGTGGCTTCGCCGCACGTGCATCATGAGAGCGAGGTCGCCCGCTTTGTGCACGAGTTGCGGGAAGGCATCGCCTACATTCGTTTGCGTCCGCGATTATTGCTGCTGGGAATTTCATGGGCGTTGTTCATCGGCGGCATGTTGACGCAAGGCATCATCACGGCGCCGTTCAGTGACCGCATCCTGCAGGCCGGCGCCGTGGGCTATGGCTGGTTGAATTCAGGATGGGCCATCGGCGCGTGCACCAGCGCGTTTTTTACTCCGGCGTTGTTGCACGGTACAGGACATCGCCGCGCTATTGGCGTGACCATGGCGCTTCTGGGGATCTCGCTGATCGCGCTTCCCTTCCTGGGCGCGCATCTGCAGCGGCCGGTGAGAATCGCCGCGTTTACCGTCACGCTGGGACTGATTGCCGCCGTGGCCGTTTATTGCGTCATGGGCTCTTGCCGGGGGCTGGGCGGCGTGGCCATTACCACGGCCATGATGGAAATGGTGCCTAAACATTTCATGGGACGCGTGCAGAACACTTTCTATTTCGCCGGGACCTGCCTGCAACTTGGCTTCTCGATTCTGGTAGGGACCGTGGCGCACAAGCGAAGCCTGGCCGCAGGCTTTGCCATGGTTGGCGGTCTTTATCTTCTGGCGTGCGTTACCGGATCGTGGCCGGTGCGGGATTCGCTGGCAGAAGAAGTTCGCGCTCCGCTATCGGCACAGGGCGACTAA
- a CDS encoding B12-binding domain-containing radical SAM protein: MRLTLVHPCIGRRKGQPYIRTWQMEPLAPATLAGLTPRHDMDIRFYDDRTEDIPFDEPTDLVAMSVETYTAKRSYQIASEYRRRGVPVVMGGFHPSLVPEEAGEYAESIVIGEAEGLWPDVIDDFRNGRMQRVYRQPKRPPLTGLRPDRSIFAGKRYLPVGLVEAGRGCHFRCEFCAIQSYFANTQTRRPVEEIIDEIKRVKKPLIFFVDDNITSNMDQAKEFFRALIPLKVRWVSQASINAAHDEEFLRLIKASGCQGLLIGFETLNPENLRRMKKSFNMMKGGYEKALENLRRHEIRLYVTFILGYDEDNGDTLRETLAFAERHKFYIVAFNHLTPFPGTPLYERLQSEGRLLYDRWWLHPEYRYGMVPFAPRGLTAEQVKQRCIEARQAFYSFSSIFRRGLDFQVNASNWFMWTHFFSINMLFRSEVLKRKDFPLGDESYRAPLLKAEHGAPLIFEPLASLQA; this comes from the coding sequence ATGCGTCTCACTCTGGTCCATCCTTGTATTGGCCGCCGCAAAGGCCAGCCCTACATTCGCACATGGCAGATGGAGCCGCTGGCGCCAGCCACGCTCGCCGGCCTCACGCCGCGCCACGACATGGACATCCGCTTCTATGACGACCGCACGGAAGACATTCCCTTCGACGAGCCGACTGATCTGGTTGCTATGAGCGTTGAGACTTACACCGCCAAGCGGTCGTACCAGATTGCTTCCGAGTATCGCCGGCGCGGAGTGCCAGTGGTGATGGGCGGGTTCCATCCGTCGCTGGTGCCGGAAGAAGCCGGCGAGTACGCCGAGTCTATTGTCATCGGCGAAGCGGAGGGCCTGTGGCCGGACGTGATTGACGATTTTCGCAATGGCCGCATGCAGCGTGTTTATCGCCAGCCTAAGCGTCCGCCGCTCACCGGCCTGCGTCCCGACCGTTCCATCTTCGCCGGCAAGCGCTATCTTCCGGTCGGCTTGGTGGAAGCCGGCCGCGGCTGCCACTTTCGCTGCGAGTTTTGCGCCATTCAGTCATACTTCGCCAATACGCAGACGCGCCGCCCTGTGGAAGAAATCATTGATGAAATCAAGCGCGTCAAGAAGCCGCTGATCTTCTTCGTGGATGACAACATCACCTCCAACATGGACCAGGCAAAAGAATTCTTTCGCGCGCTGATCCCGTTGAAAGTCCGCTGGGTCAGCCAGGCCAGCATTAACGCCGCGCACGACGAAGAATTCCTCCGCCTGATCAAAGCCAGCGGCTGCCAGGGCCTGCTCATCGGTTTTGAAACCCTCAACCCGGAAAATCTTCGCCGCATGAAAAAATCGTTCAACATGATGAAAGGCGGCTATGAAAAAGCCCTGGAGAACCTGCGGCGGCATGAAATCCGCCTCTACGTGACTTTTATTCTTGGCTACGACGAAGACAACGGTGACACCCTCAGAGAAACTCTGGCTTTTGCCGAACGGCACAAGTTTTATATTGTTGCGTTCAACCACCTCACGCCGTTTCCCGGAACGCCGCTGTACGAGCGGCTCCAGAGCGAAGGACGCCTGCTCTATGACCGCTGGTGGTTGCACCCTGAATATCGTTACGGCATGGTCCCGTTCGCGCCGCGCGGCCTCACCGCCGAGCAGGTCAAGCAGCGCTGCATTGAAGCGCGCCAGGCCTTCTACAGTTTCTCGTCCATCTTCCGCCGCGGCCTTGATTTCCAGGTGAACGCCAGCAACTGGTTCATGTGGACGCATTTCTTTTCCATCAACATGCTGTTTCGCTCGGAAGTACTCAAGCGAAAGGATTTTCCGTTGGGTGACGAATCCTACCGCGCGCCGCTGCTCAAGGCCGAACACGGCGCGCCACTGATCTTTGAACCATTGGCCAGTTTGCAGGCATGA
- a CDS encoding B12-binding domain-containing radical SAM protein gives MKVTFVRPNMSDIRSWDAMTPLVFAILAGLTPRDVQVVLYDERLEPIPFDDPTDLVAITVETYTARRAYQIASQYRKRGVPVVMGGYHATFLPEEALNYADSVVVGDAEGLWEQVVRDARAGRLQRIYRQATQPSLQGSKPDHGIFRGKRYAPITLVQYGRGCRYACDFCSIHAFYGFNLRQRPVREVVAEIEALNRKHVFLVDDNIFVDVAKAEELFQALIPLKIHWSCQVSIDVARNERLLELMEKSGCLTAVVGFESLDERNLQQMKKRWNLKHDDYATSIHKLQDHGIMIYGTFVFGYDHDTVDSFDVSVEFALRSNFYLANFNPLTPTPGAQLYDRLRAEGRLVHDRWWLAPDFRYGQATFHPRRMTAEQLTEGCYRARSAFNTYGAIFKRTLAPKTNCRSPYRLGVYLASNLISRREIHRKQGLRLGDETCLEPLLEAS, from the coding sequence ATGAAAGTCACCTTCGTCCGCCCAAATATGAGCGACATACGCTCCTGGGACGCGATGACGCCTCTGGTCTTCGCCATACTGGCCGGGCTCACTCCGCGCGACGTCCAGGTGGTCCTCTACGATGAACGCCTGGAGCCGATTCCCTTCGACGATCCAACCGACCTGGTCGCCATCACTGTGGAAACCTACACCGCGCGGCGCGCCTATCAAATCGCGAGCCAATATCGGAAGCGGGGCGTTCCGGTGGTCATGGGTGGATACCATGCGACGTTCCTTCCCGAAGAAGCGCTGAACTACGCCGACTCAGTTGTTGTCGGCGACGCAGAAGGTCTCTGGGAGCAGGTGGTGCGTGACGCGCGCGCCGGCCGCCTGCAGCGCATCTACCGGCAGGCGACCCAGCCGTCGTTGCAAGGCTCCAAGCCGGACCACGGCATCTTCCGCGGCAAGCGCTACGCTCCCATCACCTTGGTGCAGTACGGGCGCGGCTGCCGCTACGCCTGTGATTTCTGCTCCATCCACGCTTTCTACGGATTCAACCTGCGCCAGCGCCCGGTGCGCGAAGTGGTGGCGGAGATTGAGGCCTTGAATCGCAAACACGTTTTTCTGGTGGACGATAACATCTTCGTGGACGTGGCCAAGGCCGAGGAGCTATTTCAGGCGCTCATTCCGTTGAAGATCCACTGGTCGTGCCAGGTCAGCATTGACGTGGCCCGCAATGAGCGGCTGTTGGAGCTGATGGAAAAAAGCGGCTGCCTGACTGCTGTGGTCGGCTTCGAATCGCTGGACGAACGCAACCTGCAGCAGATGAAGAAGCGCTGGAACCTCAAGCACGATGACTACGCCACTTCGATCCACAAACTGCAAGATCATGGCATCATGATTTACGGGACGTTTGTCTTCGGCTATGACCACGACACGGTGGATTCGTTCGATGTGAGCGTGGAGTTCGCGCTGCGTTCCAATTTCTATCTCGCCAACTTCAATCCCCTTACACCCACGCCCGGCGCCCAGCTTTATGACCGGTTGCGCGCCGAAGGACGGCTGGTCCACGACCGCTGGTGGCTGGCGCCTGATTTTCGTTATGGCCAGGCGACGTTCCATCCCCGCCGCATGACCGCCGAACAGCTCACCGAAGGCTGTTACCGCGCGCGTTCGGCATTCAACACTTATGGGGCAATCTTCAAGCGTACCCTGGCCCCGAAAACCAACTGCCGCAGCCCCTATCGGCTGGGTGTCTATTTGGCGTCAAACCTCATTTCCCGCCGGGAGATTCATCGCAAACAGGGGCTTCGCCTGGGCGATGAAACCTGCCTTGAGCCGCTGCTGGAGGCGTCGTGA
- a CDS encoding B12-binding domain-containing radical SAM protein gives MLTADPRPSDTASSLLPAVAPEARKLRIVLLSPRGPLYRQRGGIWKKTMRYAPLTLTTLASLVPADLSAQISIVDEYADEIEPDAIQADLVGISAITGTAPRAYEISARLRQRGIPVVLGGVHPTLMPDEAMQHADSTVVGYAEESWPQLLNDFVAGRMAPRYNQSPTLKLANLPFPQRRLFDQRVVNVADTIEATRGCIYQCDFCVVPAAWGKPMQKPVADVVADIVQMKAKRLIFLDLNLIADIPYAKELFTALIPLNIRWGGLATTSIAWDDELLDLAARSGCRGLLIGFESLNPESLKEAKKGFNMRRDYHEVVRKVRDRGIALMGCFVFGFDHDTLTTFDETVDFVMKCKMDLPRYAIAVPFPGTTFYKRLKAEGRITTENWGLYDGQHVVFEPRRMTPDELLTNTRRAWKKTYSYASMAKRLMGSRTQLPVAIPANLGYRFYAYHLDTFYNCDWQLAPNA, from the coding sequence ATGCTAACCGCTGACCCGCGCCCTTCCGACACAGCCTCTTCACTACTGCCGGCGGTTGCGCCAGAAGCCCGCAAGCTGCGCATTGTCCTGCTCTCGCCGCGCGGCCCGCTCTATCGCCAGCGGGGCGGCATATGGAAAAAGACCATGCGCTATGCGCCGCTCACGCTGACCACGCTGGCGTCGCTGGTGCCGGCGGATCTCTCCGCTCAGATAAGCATTGTGGATGAATATGCCGACGAAATTGAGCCGGACGCGATCCAGGCTGACCTGGTGGGCATTAGCGCCATCACGGGCACGGCGCCGCGCGCTTACGAAATTTCCGCGCGGCTGCGGCAGCGCGGAATTCCCGTAGTGCTGGGCGGCGTTCACCCCACGCTCATGCCGGACGAAGCCATGCAGCATGCCGACAGCACCGTGGTGGGCTACGCTGAAGAATCCTGGCCGCAACTGCTGAACGATTTCGTCGCCGGACGCATGGCCCCGCGTTACAACCAAAGTCCAACGCTCAAGCTGGCCAATCTTCCCTTCCCGCAGCGCCGACTCTTCGATCAACGCGTGGTCAACGTGGCTGACACCATTGAAGCCACGCGCGGCTGCATCTACCAGTGTGATTTCTGCGTGGTTCCCGCGGCCTGGGGCAAACCCATGCAGAAACCCGTGGCCGACGTGGTCGCGGACATTGTGCAGATGAAAGCCAAGCGGCTCATCTTTCTTGATCTCAACCTGATTGCCGACATCCCCTACGCCAAAGAACTCTTCACCGCGCTCATTCCTCTGAACATCCGCTGGGGCGGCCTGGCCACCACCAGCATCGCCTGGGACGACGAGTTGCTCGATCTGGCGGCGCGCAGCGGCTGCCGTGGCTTGCTGATCGGATTTGAATCGCTCAATCCCGAATCGCTCAAGGAAGCTAAGAAAGGCTTCAACATGCGCCGCGACTACCATGAAGTGGTGCGCAAGGTGCGCGACCGCGGCATCGCGCTGATGGGCTGCTTCGTTTTTGGCTTCGACCACGACACGCTCACCACCTTTGACGAAACCGTGGACTTCGTCATGAAATGCAAGATGGACTTGCCACGCTACGCCATCGCCGTCCCTTTCCCCGGCACCACCTTTTATAAGAGGTTAAAAGCGGAGGGCCGCATCACCACCGAAAACTGGGGGCTTTACGACGGCCAGCACGTGGTCTTTGAACCGCGCCGCATGACCCCCGATGAACTGCTTACCAACACGCGCCGCGCGTGGAAGAAGACATACAGTTACGCTTCCATGGCCAAGCGGCTGATGGGATCGCGCACGCAGTTGCCGGTGGCCATCCCCGCCAACCTGGGCTACCGCTTTTACGCCTATCACCTGGACACGTTTTACAACTGCGACTGGCAACTCGCGCCCAACGCCTGA